In Pedobacter sp. W3I1, one DNA window encodes the following:
- a CDS encoding S8 family peptidase, producing the protein MNVNLKKLTFLAFILCINLGVFAQSKNVQLPANWFNLDLLENGYFGISTEKAYRELLKDKKPKQNIIVAVIDGGVDTNHPDLQAVLWTNKKEIPGNGIDDDGNGYIDDIHGWNFIGSKKGNLEFDNLELVRLLRIYTPKYQSTTNLTPLDSAQKEEFKLYKKMVGDFGKKYEDASNTFSVLIAINKVLDSVAKINKKEIPTMEDVDQYKADDETEEQVKKIIRKGSKEDGSFEKFYKNIKEGYKQYDAMLKYNLNPKYDMRAELVGDDYSNPYQKNYGNNDVKGPDAFHGTHVSGIIGADRTNSTGILGVANYVSIMAIRVVPTGDERDKDVANGIRYAVDNGAKVINMSFGKSYKWDKKAVDSAVKYAELKGVLLVHAAGNDNQNNDLEENYPNKFFDSKEAEAYKEANKKPGKPDFTPPKALPQNNGMGMRPSYDRSTLIKPVPIDSAKFNLPHASNWIEVGASAYKDDDNLKADFSNYGKYSVDVFAPGFLINSTIPGNKYEEADGTSMASPVVAGLAAMILSYYPALKPVQVREIIMKSVSKVAHKIKYKNEKGENVRVLFSEICVSGGIVNAYNALKLAETYK; encoded by the coding sequence ATGAATGTGAATCTTAAGAAATTAACTTTTCTTGCTTTTATTTTGTGTATAAATTTGGGCGTTTTTGCCCAAAGTAAGAATGTACAACTCCCTGCAAACTGGTTTAATCTCGATTTATTGGAGAATGGATATTTCGGTATCAGTACGGAGAAAGCCTACCGCGAACTTTTAAAAGATAAAAAACCTAAGCAAAATATTATTGTAGCGGTAATTGACGGCGGAGTAGATACCAATCACCCTGATTTACAAGCTGTTTTATGGACGAATAAAAAAGAAATCCCGGGAAATGGAATAGACGATGATGGGAATGGCTATATCGACGATATCCATGGCTGGAATTTTATAGGTTCAAAAAAAGGTAATCTTGAATTTGACAATTTGGAATTGGTACGTTTATTAAGGATTTATACGCCAAAATATCAATCAACGACCAATTTAACACCTTTAGACAGTGCTCAAAAAGAAGAATTTAAACTATATAAAAAAATGGTTGGCGATTTCGGTAAGAAATATGAGGATGCCAGCAATACCTTTTCAGTTCTGATTGCTATTAACAAAGTTTTAGATTCCGTAGCCAAGATCAATAAAAAAGAAATCCCAACGATGGAGGATGTTGATCAATATAAAGCTGATGATGAAACTGAGGAGCAGGTGAAAAAAATTATCAGAAAAGGGTCTAAGGAAGATGGTAGTTTCGAGAAGTTTTATAAGAATATAAAGGAAGGGTATAAGCAATACGACGCTATGCTGAAGTACAACTTAAACCCAAAATATGATATGCGTGCAGAGCTGGTGGGGGATGACTACAGTAATCCTTACCAAAAAAATTATGGAAACAACGATGTAAAAGGCCCTGATGCTTTTCACGGTACCCACGTATCAGGAATTATTGGTGCTGATCGTACTAATTCGACAGGTATTTTGGGCGTAGCCAATTATGTAAGTATTATGGCCATTAGGGTAGTACCCACAGGTGATGAACGTGATAAAGATGTGGCCAATGGCATCAGATATGCCGTAGATAATGGTGCGAAAGTAATCAACATGAGTTTTGGTAAAAGTTACAAGTGGGATAAAAAAGCTGTAGACTCTGCAGTAAAATATGCAGAACTTAAGGGTGTATTATTGGTGCATGCAGCTGGAAACGATAACCAAAATAATGATCTTGAAGAGAATTACCCTAATAAGTTTTTTGACAGTAAAGAGGCCGAAGCTTATAAAGAAGCCAATAAAAAGCCTGGCAAGCCAGATTTTACTCCACCTAAGGCTCTGCCGCAAAACAATGGAATGGGTATGAGGCCATCTTATGACCGCTCTACATTAATAAAGCCTGTACCAATCGACTCCGCAAAGTTTAACCTACCTCATGCCAGTAATTGGATCGAAGTAGGAGCAAGTGCTTATAAAGATGACGACAATTTGAAAGCTGATTTTTCCAATTATGGCAAATATAGTGTAGATGTTTTTGCCCCTGGATTTTTAATCAACTCAACCATTCCTGGCAACAAATATGAAGAAGCTGATGGGACAAGCATGGCCTCGCCTGTTGTTGCTGGCCTGGCGGCGATGATTTTAAGCTATTACCCAGCGTTAAAACCAGTGCAGGTAAGAGAAATTATCATGAAATCTGTTTCGAAGGTTGCACACAAGATAAAGTACAAAAATGAAAAAGGTGAAAACGTTCGTGTACTTTTTAGCGAAATTTGTGTGAGCGGAGGAATTGTGAATGCTTATAATGCACTTAAATTGGCAGAGACGTATAAATAG